The Mauremys reevesii isolate NIE-2019 linkage group 1, ASM1616193v1, whole genome shotgun sequence genome has a segment encoding these proteins:
- the LOC120409447 gene encoding acrosin-binding protein-like, translated as MRCQIAAWAFLIVSVLSSWCSAAHLQDEGPLLTGTPLSEPEYDQFFKPLRAPYRASATCLIRALYGCQNPLIQRLDQYENHGVIPQGPVCSDLPEIPFFADFCTFTFYRCTMKKYFVKRVICPEEIQSKSGRIRIFNEDVTASGRLLPPTKPSPESSTTTTGPLPPSGTGATVVKDILLPTSPQTNSHTRIFLIFSQSLPKPQSIPKNFPVNQIREEAESGQQQEELSRPQESHLPTSDLEDLFLRLQDPNVQHWMQAMQVLLAKLKPAGEQELQATSLKLLMALNHADIQQEAKPTATKTVQEREKAARKEQP; from the exons ATGAGATGTCAGATAGCAGCATGGGCCTTCCTGATTGTTTCTG TACTCTCAAGCTGGTGTTCTGCTGCCCACCTTCAGGATGAGGGCCCATTGCTAACTGGAACACCACTCTCAGAGCCAGAGTATGATCAGTTCTTCAAACCTCTTCGTGCCCCTTACCGAGCTAGTGCCACCTGCCTCATTCGTGCCTTGTATGGCTGCCAGAATCCTTTGATCCAGAGACTGGACCAATACGAAAACCATGGAGTCATCCCTCAGG gACCTGTATGCTCAGACCTGCCTGAAATTCCCTTCTTCGCAGACTTTTGTACATTTACCTTTTATCGCTGTACTATGAAAAAGTATTTTGTTAAG AGGGTTATATGCCCGGAAGAGATCCAAAGCAAGTCTGGTAGGATACGAATCTTCAACGAAGACGTCACTGCCAGTGGCAGACTTTTGCCCCCAACAAAGCCCTCTCCCGAGtcttccaccaccaccacaggaCCCCTACCTCCTTCTGGTACAGGAGCAACTGTTGTCAAGGATATCCTCCTACCAACTTCACCCCAAACCAACTCCCACACGAGAATATTCTTGATCTTCTCTCAGAGCCTACCTAAACCACAGAGCATACCAAAAAACTTCCCTGTCAACCAGATCAGAGAAGAGGCTGAAAGTGGCCAGCAGCAAGAAGAGCTGTCCCGCCCCCAGGAGTCCCATCTACCCACCAGCGACCTGGAAGACCTCTTTCTGCGGCTACAAGACCCCAATGTGCAGCACTGGATGCAGGCAATGCAGGTGCTACTGGCCAAGCTGAAGCCAGCAGGAGAACAAGAGCTACAGGCTACTTCCCTGAAGCTGCTGATGGCACTGAACCATGCAGACATACAGCAGGAGGCTAAGCcaacagcaacaaaaacagttcaggagagagaaaaagcagcAAGGAAGGAGCAGCCATGA